Within Candidatus Poribacteria bacterium, the genomic segment CGGAAGACCACCACACCTTCCACTTCAATCTCTTGCCGGACGAATTCCTCAAGACGAAAACATCCTCGCTAATCTTGAGCGATATCGGCTCGCTGAAGACCACGATGATACCATCCCTGTTGACTTCCTCGGCATTGACTTTGCTCCCATTGACAGGATCCGTTTTTATCACTTTGGGGGGTGTACCACAACCAGTATAAAGCACGATTTCCCTAGATCCTTTTCCACCTCTTGGATTTTCCCACTTGATAAGGATGATCCTCCGATTATCCCAGGTTCTAGCCTCTTCATCCTCGGGAATTTTCCACTCCGCACACCACCAGTTTTTTCTCTCATCGTAGTAGATCTTGAAGGCTTGCTGGCCGTCAAATGTGACTAAGGAGATCTCACCCGTGAACCAGACTTTCACCAACGCTCCTGGATCTCCAAAAGGGGTATTATCTATCAGATAGACAGGTTTCGGTTCCCTCTCACCACAGCCTATCATTATTATCATGCAAAGCAGAAATGCGATTTTTTTCATGTTCCTCACGGTGAAATAATCGACCTGTGGGGTCTCTGACCCACAGGTCAGTTTTGAAATCACTATTTGAGTATTAACATCCTTCGGGTTGATATGAAATCTCCCGCTCTCATAGTGTAGAAGTATATACCACTAGCGACTTTCTCTCCTCTCTCATTTCTACCATCCCAATACGCGGCCTTGTCTCTGGTTACATATACACCTGCAGATTTATATCCAAGCTCCAATTTTCTGATAAGCTTACCAGCGGTATCATAGATTACAATCGTAACTTCAGTAGGCTTTGCAAGCACATAGGGGATCCATGTCTCAGGATTAGCTTTATTGGGGAAATTCTGAAGGAGCATAGTTTTCTTCAATTCAGCTGACTTCTTTGAGTTCAAGTCGAGTCCTGCTAAACTAGGAGCTTTATATATTGGGGTTACATGAAGATCTAAAAGCGGATCGCCAAACCATGTGTAGCGCGTCGGTGATTTATAGATATCTCCCATGTACTCTTCCAACGTCCAGAAGATCGCAGCATCAAGCGCTGAGCCTATATTACAATGGGGAGCACCATATG encodes:
- a CDS encoding Ig-like domain-containing protein gives rise to the protein MKKIAFLLCMIIMIGCGEREPKPVYLIDNTPFGDPGALVKVWFTGEISLVTFDGQQAFKIYYDERKNWWCAEWKIPEDEEARTWDNRRIILIKWENPRGGKGSREIVLYTGCGTPPKVIKTDPVNGSKVNAEEVNRDGIIVVFSEPISLKISEDVFVLRNSSGKRLKWKVWWSSDNSIAILKPKEGMELKPGEKYTLTIKDYFDPAGNEGVEVKVAFTTKPI